DNA from Pelodiscus sinensis isolate JC-2024 chromosome 1, ASM4963464v1, whole genome shotgun sequence:
AacagaaatgaggagttcagggtgtgggagggcactctgggctgggacagggggtagAAATGCAAGGATGTTTGAGGGCTCAGGTTGGGGAGGGAGTGTAGGCTCTTGGTGGGCCAGAGATGAGGAGTTtgggctgcaggaagggggaTCCGGATTGGGACAGCAGGTTGAGGTACAATAAGGGAGCtcgggggttcaggctctgggctAAGCTTAtctcctcaagcagctcccagcagcagcatgtccccATTCCAACCGGCTCCTACCTGGGTCACAGAGACATGGTCAGGTGGCTCTATGTGCTGCCCCACCATCCACAGGTatgtcccctgcagctcccattgtccatggttcccagccaataggagctgagggggTAGTGCCTGGGGTAAGGAACAGTGTGTGATGCCTTCTGGCTGCCCCTGTATGTAAGAGCTGGagggggacatgctgctgcttctgcttctgccccagaccccacttcccagcagccGCTCGAGGACCAGATTAAAATGGCTGATGGGCCAGATGCAACCCATGGTCcatagtttgcccacccctgattttgAACTAGAAAACGTTCCCCGAGAATGCCctaaaccagtggtcaccaaccagtggatcaggatctaccagtcgatcttggagcctctgacaggtgattctgactggtttggctgggaggctatcaagaaccagcacttcatctgcccctctccccactgccctgctgctcctgcccagaccctcagACCTGCCCCGGGAGCCTCCTACTTGTTGtgcaggatggaggagacagaggcaggagggTGCTGATATCattctgtccccctctcctgtgccccatcttcacagagtggaGAAGGCGGGGCCTCGGCGAAGGTGTGGAGCAGAGGCCAGGCCTTGGAGAAAGGATAGGGCAGGGgaatttgggtctgaggtagatcctggactgacttaaattcaagaagtgatcttgtgcttaaaaagattggagacccctgccctacaGAAAGCTTCACCTGCATTATAGGAGATCATACTAATGCTTAGTTTTTATATGGTGCTTCTTATCACCAGCAGACCTCAGAGCACCATGTGAACTTTGGCCACTCTGGGCATACTCGGGAGAGATATGAAGAGCTCCCTCAACCACATAATCCTGTGTTGGGGCCTCACTCCAAAACTTGCAGTCTGAACATTTGCTCACTGGATGGGGCAGCGCTGAGAAAGGTCAGAGTCAGCTCAGAGCTCATCAGCAGGGACTAGTCTGCTCCTGTCTCTCAAAACATTGTAACTCCTGAATAAGGGTTGGGTCTCTTTCAGAAGCTTTTCATTCAGTTGCATGTCCCTAGTAGACGAGGCTGGTTTAAGCAGAATTAACTTTTGGGATATTTGGGTATTTCTTACCCTTAGCACCCCCAGCGAAAAGCACACCTCCGAGTGCACCCCAGAAGCACACCCACTCTCTCCTGTGGTTGGTCTCAGCTCTGTTGCtgttgctgtgtctctctctcctcgCTGCCCTCATTGGTAAGTATGTACAGGCTGGTTATCCAAGGTTGGGGGAAGGAGATTGTTTGGGGAGGAGTTGGAGGGAGGAGAACTGGGAGTAAAGTGGATAAAATTGAACAAAGCAGGAAAATCACTGCTAGTGAATTAGGAAACAAttcctaacaaagagaggaagaggTGAGAACCCAAACATTTGGGTCTGGAGAAAGCCCTGGAGAATGCCTAGCAGAGAGCCCCCTTCCTTGGCTAGCAAAGCGGGATGGAGAGCGGATGGTGAAGGCAGTGGGCAAGATGGTCTCACAGGGAGTGTGTTTGAGGGGTATGAGGGAAGTTTTGGCAGAGAAAGGAGttgggtggtgggaggggggtgggataAGGAATCTTTTACATCTATATCACCAGTTCCAGGGGTAATTTTTAGCTTCCTACAGCTTTTTAATTTATGTATAGAATTTCTTTAGGTATTTTCAGGACACTTGTCCTCATTGAAGACATCTCTGCTTAATAACCTTGCTCATTGGTAGCAGCAGTAGCTGCACAGTAAGTGCTCCCAGCCAAAGGGGCAGCCTGTGCAGATTTGATTGTGACGGGAAAGGAAAGCCAAGCAGAAGGAATCACAATAATTAGAGATGGAATTTCCCTGCTAGGCTACATTGGCATTGTCTGTAAACAACACTGAATTGTTCCAATCAGTTTATTCCACAGGGATTTGACCTCTCTCAGCTCTTAGGCTTTGTCCAGAGGATACCCTGTTAGAAGGTGTTAACTAGCATGTCCAACAAACTGAACACTTACAAGACAATATAGACTAAGACAATAATTGACATGTTCTAATAACATACTCTTAAATCCTTTACTGGACAAAGCCAACATTACTCAGCTAATGCAGATTCCACCTCTTTCTTTTGGGACACTCATCCATATTCTAATAATTTCTCAGTGTAAAGAAATGTTTCCTCATCTGAAACctgaaatgttttttcttttcctcctctttATCCTTTCCACTTCTTCCCACTCTCATTTAACCCCTCCACCAAACTAAAAATCAAAAATGAAATCATGTTTGTTGGACAAGATTTTCCATGAAACCATATTGATTATAATATATTACAttcttattttttaagtttttaaaaattgactcCCATATCAATTTTCCTTTTCCACCCAATTGGTGGAATTgtaatcaatatatttaaaaatgtagaaaaacatccaaaaatatcttactatatatatattttagaaatgtgtggctgtcttgtctgtctgtccatttgtgagtccatttgttcaagaacttctactgaatggtaagagctaggaccccaaatttggtaggcagcttcctgttatcataaCTAAAagagcaagatcagggtttggttgctccaggacaatgggacgtgcctggaatttgattgtttctcataaaatggaaagggagaggtctggcagGATGGTCAGCTGTGCTGTTTAATGACCTCACGGGGGCAGCAAGGGGACTGGGACACCAGggtcaggagtggagaaagggacctattatatatttcagagagtttgtcggTATGTCTGTTTGTCTTcctgccaggggacatgcacccctccccgaGCTgtccccactgcagctgcagcagccatggataaGCATTTCTCACCTgactccaagctgctgcagtgacagagggctggggttgtcctctctccctgggactgcctgcctactgaacccctcaccctcagccccaccccagagcaatgactgaaatgaagaaaaacacaacttattaactgtgattaattgatagcaatataatataatataatataatataatataatataatataatataatataatataatataatataatataatataatataattaataaacTCTTCTTAAGCAATTCCCAATTTTCATTCACACTTTTCTGTCGATGTTTTCCTCCAAATCAAATTTACTTATAATTTTCCTTGTTTTTGGGAAATTAGCACTCTTCTAACATCAACTATATATCTAACTAGTTGGGACTAACCTCTGTTTGCCCCTAATGAATGTCATTGAGTCAGGATCACTGGTTCTTAGGTAACCACCAACATTCAGATCAGTGATCTATTAATTTTTATCTATATAGTTTCCTTCTGTTGAGTGAAATACCTTTTGTTAGTCATTTTAAGAAATTAACAATCTTTTACTCCTGGTGGTTCTCCAGCAGGGAACGGACTTATGAGGCCCCAGTGTTGGCTACTGCTGGGCAAAGGATGACAGTTTTAATGAGTTGTTGCCTGGCCACAATCACCACACCGACCCCGGTAGGGTCAGAAACTTCTCTTGCCTCATTGACTGAGAGATCATGGCTTGCTTTGATCAGTCTGTCAAAATGGTCCCCACAGCCAGCAGAGAGATAGAGATGAAGGTAGCTGAGCTGCCCTATTCTTTTCCTGAAGGGGACAGTTGTTGGCATTTATGAAAATAAGGGAAGCCCAAAAAGGAGTGTACATATTCCAACTGTTCTTGGCCAggagatggagaaaaaaaaatcatgttgcaCCTGGAGTCGGATGCAATGGGAGgaacaaggaaggaggaaaataaTGTAcctgttctctctcttttttccagtTACCCTCCTTAATCCAAGCTGTGAAAAGCACAGGACCCTGTCCCAGAGTTCCACAGAGTGGCACTGTGTCACAGGGACAGCTGAAGGGAAAGGTCAGTATCatcaaaagagagagaggaattaATCTCCACAACAGCATTACAGATGAAGGGACCTAATTTGCACCCAGGTGTGGACCAACAGCAAACACTGTCAGAGGGCTGGAGAAAATGACTtatgaggggaaaaaagtctGGAAATAAATGAAGTCTGTACAGTGACTAAGTGAGGGCAAAGGGAAAAAATGCAATATTCTACAAGTTCTGGTAGAATATGAACAAGAAGGAGGAGGGGTTAATTGAGAATAGTCATAGGTGAGAAAgataaaggggaggaaaaaaagatatTTCAGGTAGATATGAGGAAATATTCCCTCACACTGAGGGCCTATTAGACTATGAACAAATCTGCCAAAGGAAAGGGTCATTAACTGAGATCTGATCAATACTTAATATTTTGATCAGCCTAGCTACAATGCTCAAGCATATGAAATGTTCCTACACCTTAGTGCCATAGTTAAGCCAACGTAAACCCCTTTGTAATTGTGGCTACACTGACagaagaatcatagaagattaggactggaagagacctcaggaggacatctagtccaacccccctgctccagcgcccaggaccaaccccaactaaatcatcccacccagggctttgtcaggccaggtcttaaaaacctctagagatggagattccaccctctccctaggtaacccattccagtgcttcaccactctcctagggaaatagtttttcctaatattcaatctAGACCTCCCATACTGCAACtcaagaccattgctccttgttctatcaaCTGTCACCACTGAACagtctctcttcatcctctttggaaccttccttcaggtagttgaaggctgctatcaaatcccccctcactcttctcttctgcagactaaacaagtctgggagggcccagaattggatacaatactccagatgtggcctcaccaatgccgaataaagggcaataatctgcgggcaatgctcctactaatgcaccctaatatgcctttagccttcatggctcatatccagcttctaatccactgtaacccccaggtacTTTTCTacaaaactgctgcttagccagttggtccccagccttttACAGGGCAGACTTGGTCTGTTGACCTCACCACTAACACTAGGAGAGCAATGCAGAAACCCCGTCCATCAACATAAATATCTATACTACAGTGCTACAACAGCTCAGCTGCAGCATCTTAGCTGTAGTGCCCAAaggatagacataccctaagtcatttTAGCTTTGTCTAAATGGTGTGTGGTTAGTACATGTCAGCTAACTATGGTGGGTCCCATTCTTCACCTTGGTGAGGTGGGCCAGAGAGCTGCCACTTGCCCCTGTTCTTGGGCATTGTGAACTCTGCTCATGCCCCAGTAAGACACAAAGAAAAAAGGgcaggttggagaggggatgtggGTCCAAGCCGAAGCCCTTCTCAGCTCCTGTGCATTTtttactccctcctcccctgaggTAAGGTTACTCTGGGTTCTTGATGCTCAGGGAGGGCGTCTCTTCTCTTTCAGCAACAAGGCTCCAAAATCTAGGCCTCTCTCTTTCCTTACTCCACCCAGTCTTGTCAAAGCAGAGAGTGTATAGATTCCTGACAGAGCCGTAATTGATTAAAGTGGCTTACTTAGCCTGTAGAAGGGTCCCGTAATCTAAAGGGAACCATGCCCTCTGTCCCTGTTGTGTCACATATCACATGCTACTCTACTCTGGAGTTATTGATTGTCATGAAACGTCATCTAGTTTTAGAGATGGGATAGGTTAAAGCCGCGTGGAATAAACTGGAGGGAacaatttttcacagaaaatgccACAGAAAATGGCAAAGATGCAGCCCAGTAAGGATTTCccatcttttgtttgtttgtttgtttgtttgttctccttggcctacTCCTCCCATACAGGGCGAATCTATATGTGTTGCCCAGTGGGCTGGGATTCCTTTCAGGACAGCTGCTACCATTTCTTTAATGACAGCATGACCTGGGGTGACAGTGAGAGGAACTGCACTGGGATGGGCTCTCACCTGGTGGTGATCAACACGGAAGCTGAGCAGGTAACTTACTGGGGGGGAAGTCTCCAGTGGAAATTCAATGCCTaggcctggaggggatggatacacacacacacacacacacacacacacacacacacacacacacaccttacgcTTGAATTTGAGTGGAGAATTCAATCTCCATGTCAATTCAGCCCTGGGCTTCTTCAGCCATCAACTCCACCATCAGACTCAAATTGCACAAGGTCTCCTGATCCCTACCAACTGCTCAGTGATGGtatctgattttttattttattttaaatctaggATTTCATTTCTGATTGGATAAGAAGAACTGCTACAGGCAGTGACAAAAAGGATTACTATATTGGTCTGACTAGCCAGGAAAGGGAAGGCCAGTGGCACTGGGTGGATAAAACTCTGTACAAAATACCACAGTGAGTATCTTTCAATGTATAGACCATTTAGCATGGTCCTCCTAGTCCAAGAACTAGAGACGTGTGTGTGCGTTGGAAAGACTACTGTACCTAAATGTATTTGATCCCACAAAGGGAAGATTTAGACTATAAATCCATTTTAGGGAATGGAATATAAGGAGAGAGGGGAATCTCTGAATGATTCAAAGGTTGTGCTTTTCCCTACTCCTCCATCTTCACCAGCTACAACCCTTTCCCCTGTGACACTCATAACAATGTGTCTCCGATGCATGAACTTTTCTCTTTTACAGCTTCTGGATATCTGGGGAACCCAATTACCTTGACAGAGAGAGATGTGCTGTCTTGACTGTACAGGAAAATAAATCCCCACAGAATAACAGGAACTGGAATAACATTGGGTGTTCTTTATTACAACATCGAATTTGTGAAAGTGCAGTAATAAATAGTAAATAAAAACTCCATTCTGTGTATGAGTACAGAAAACGTCCTGTCCTTCACTAGGGACAGCCCACAGAAATCTGAAGTGAGGGTTTGTATCATTGTGAGCCCTGGACTATTGTCATATTCTggggtgccagaccagtgaggggTTGTAACATCCTGGCCAGCAACTTGGGGTGCCTCACGATGCTTTGCTGTGGGAGTTGTCATCCTAGCAGCATGTGGGTCACAACCTGCGTGTCTCTGAATAGCTGCTGCTCTAGCCCAGCATCTCTGATCACAGCAGCGACACACTCCAGTTATACTCAGACCTTCACCAGTCTTGGTTACAACTTGCAGGGTGATCGCTACACACTTCCAGTCATTTCCCCCCCAAAACAAGCATTCTGCATAATCTACCCTTCTCATGGACACTTCACATATTAAAGGTCTGTTGCCCCTGTAAAAAGTCAGTTATTCAGTAGTTTGCTACTTTAACTGATGTAGCCCAGTGGGCCAGCTTACCTCTATTACATTCACTGCTTTGCATTTGTCtaggctgttcctcactctggcacttggagtgcagaatgTGGAGGCCCacaaaagactttaaaaatacttttccaCTGTatgcttctgcttaaaaactccccaaggtctcAGAGTCCCTGACTTTGGGTAGTAcattgccaccacccaagtgaaaaaaaaacttttggaaCCCCGGAAGATTCATTTGGGAACTTCTTCCAAagggtacctcaagctcttttaccacaagagagagtgaaaaaaacccccaaaccctgtATTCTCAGTCTTAGGTGTGCATACATagacctcctattaccttccaagacacaagaatcagatcatagtcttaaaaaagatgattttattaacaaaactaaatGAAATACTTGATAAATCATATTTGGTCGCTAGGTATTATAAAGCAACtaagaaaaaacagattaaagcagAGAATTACTCCCTTGGGATTCAGCTTTAGTTACAATGGATGGGGGGGAGGCACATGGACTCAGCACAGAGACGtataaccaaacaaaaaaacaaagaaaataacctgatcgcatctacctaatacattccctatctactcacatacCCATACTTCCAAGGTTCAGTCTATTTCTAGGCCTAGGTTTTCCTGCCTGGTTCAAGTCATCTTTTCCCCTGGTTTGAACTTCCACAGAAGAAAAGCAGCAAGTAGATAccttttcaattcaaatctcaacactttcttcccattggtttTCTTCCCATTGATTCTCCTGGTTCCCTCCTGTTAGGAGGTGGTGGGGTCCAAGTCCTTACTTGGGACTTCTCCCCGACCACCTATTTGCTCTCACTCTGTTCGGGGTCCCCGCCCAAGCAAAGCCCTGCAGGGAAGGAGCCCCCGTACGGGCTTC
Protein-coding regions in this window:
- the LOC102449267 gene encoding C-type lectin domain family 4 member E-like isoform X1; amino-acid sequence: MESEIIYTEVKFKNAPPPAAATAPPAKSTPPSAPQKHTHSLLWLVSALLLLLCLSLLAALIVTLLNPSCEKHRTLSQSSTEWHCVTGTAEGKGRIYMCCPVGWDSFQDSCYHFFNDSMTWGDSERNCTGMGSHLVVINTEAEQDFISDWIRRTATGSDKKDYYIGLTSQEREGQWHWVDKTLYKIPHFWISGEPNYLDRERCAVLTVQENKSPQNNRNWNNIGCSLLQHRICESAVINSK
- the LOC102449267 gene encoding C-type lectin domain family 4 member E-like isoform X2, producing MESEIIYTEVKFKNAPPPAAATVTLLNPSCEKHRTLSQSSTEWHCVTGTAEGKGRIYMCCPVGWDSFQDSCYHFFNDSMTWGDSERNCTGMGSHLVVINTEAEQDFISDWIRRTATGSDKKDYYIGLTSQEREGQWHWVDKTLYKIPHFWISGEPNYLDRERCAVLTVQENKSPQNNRNWNNIGCSLLQHRICESAVINSK